One window of the Rhipicephalus sanguineus isolate Rsan-2018 chromosome 2, BIME_Rsan_1.4, whole genome shotgun sequence genome contains the following:
- the LOC119382438 gene encoding titin: MNSRIQLQQQHTQWLIMHVNLGHPSRGSSDALAEAAKESKAEVATGKTQTELAVPRDLLKIPEKALQKSSENAVLPQYTEKASLDVTKAARTHEVAEITSKSGEKLEGTVLSTIPSPLSETRLGPKVSSETLPMPAMSQLPVERQVGDKALKDEEIASTLEATQVKTEAPSSTAAVPSSKAEKMQVSPSIKTFQETSTAPSPISETRLLTKVSGGFVMPQLSELYTQRQVSEKLPERKLEDHLRILERTKVETKAPSEVPVATKPLENMKQVTQTKAFEEPSTAASPVLETRVVPKGSQETFVMPELPQLAIENQYTGKPPKGEGTVDQAAPYPETAKCQVEEPSEKAASPKVVEKPYGATATKPVQEPEDHSLPSIETSLPEAAVSAAPTAYLARALSTKVVEVPEIHALVPIEVTSPREREPEPVCSTLESSLKEPLKTPEESGPKKYEPADEVHILPEQKLEETAPMEAFKRPEAHALIPTEVKPPEEKETEAVSPSLEPVPKEPLIEPEEGALTKQKVPEEVTNVLEKKRVEAVPSLKESEGHALIPTQAKPPQEKETEAVSPLLEPVPKEPIMEPEESALKKEKVPEEITDVKEKKDVEDAPSKALQESEVHALIPTVTKPPEEKETQAVFPLLEPLPKEPLMEVPAQIPTGTKPAEEKKTEDVSILLQPAPQEPSMEPEVPVLKEDKLPEEITAIHKEPLTETAVTKTIEEPEALAPAVTKHETEKKAEVIVPVPEVELKEATVEAKRLSAEKKADVKELQSAPAVLPEVPEIDAMAVSSDTAASETRARASPPAHEPRAAVAREGVLAEGGIEEGVAAKTEEKALSKEPSQEMLQLNVAIEISPASLPESEKKDENETTTTAAGEIEEHATKEGEGTETTQGKPEAPETPEIVLDEEKRVREILEFEMNLCRARNLGSALPKAEELLHVGTPASEPADSAELALLGEKLAQPPGATVAPTESPKADTLAPSTLEGGQADTEPGEPILNASDFNKGPMSDWETELQQLRDSRLRDAPYKAGEQEKAAPVDAAVGARKFLVQEGEGKKGAEEKQVTIPPEAEPASPGPSAPSHTDADRRQSVVIVYESDALAMTTPDFEIRLKNEREISIKRPEPSGLQPLEGPPRSFLRPDTEGGHPRSPVIHHVSFTREEGTLLPPEKPGPVEEKEVKLSVLPVGVEIAQRAITEDQSSQPKPPTSKSEEEPAWEKSHIDERKPSGQFGETGKTPTLHEETLDTEHVAQSARSFASTAGADDKRKFLGTKRADEAPPKVDGLPISVAESEVMPEHRGVESTQESSAPKPETDVSSRVFLPTHKPSTQGGAEPDGRVQATKEAADAPDKDGEGAPRTFLSTKEVSPSQPSGLKTQAVPVTEDTISPEKHREEKAERPEEQGTMLVPIDERQNTTSKVLVKDEPATEAEHAAQALKPPQPSAIAELAGKQVAEKTFQKEGIPQEGMIVERQPENKIEPKRSVSEAHVPLSVQKQLEEKGETPKKDDKMIIVPREELATYAHAETSPREVEPAVIKHEVKATAAKIERKAPSDLIVERTEIGRMKEPAKERHASVSRVPVEEQVVVPVLKRPSDEEKRDTSAMVVIERDIVAGVEEPKRSTPMSKDDLHPAVSSDWDVMSRESLQGRPGTRTADTQTEMSTDFRSKDVREASTYAFLSEETEEVRRAPDDYLPLYLHRVTLNDKPSIAEMMRKLTPASEEWEEAVPMNWKINPAKDLEKWPSHCMQDVRAPTVVLLGGINLSALGEVLTDEAARGFTNYLAADGNIVEDPTPIDLSYEAVLQCYRELRRL, from the exons ATGAACAGTCGCATCCAACTGCAGCAGCAGCACACGCAATGGTTGATAATGCATGTAAACTTAGGACATCCCAGTAGAGGAAGCTCGGATGCTTTAGCCGAAGCGGCAAAAGAATCCAAAGCAGAGGTTGCCACTGGAAAGACGCAAACGGAGCTAGCCGTTCCGAGGGATCTGCTTAAGATACCGGAGAAGGCTCTTCAAAAGTCGTCAGAGAACGCAGTATTGCCACAATACACAGAAAAGGCATCATTAGACGTAACAAAAGCAGCAAGGACTCACGAAGTAGCGGAAATCACCAGCAAGTCGGGCGAAAAGCTGGAAGGCACGGTACTTTCCACGATACCCTCACCACTTTCAGAAACAAGACTTGGGCCCAAAGTTTCGTCAGAAACGCTTCCAATGCCAGCAATGTCACAGCTGCCCGTAGAACGCCAAGTCGGCGACAAGGCACTAAAAGATGAAGAGATAGCATCCACTTTAGAAGCAACTCAAGTGAAAACTGAAGCTCCATCTTCTACGGCAGCAGTTCCATCATCAAAAGCAGAAAAAATGCAAGTGTCGCCTTCAATAAAGACATTTCAAGAAACTTCAACAGCGCCCTCGCCAATTTCAGAAACGAGGCTTCTGACTAAGGTTTCAGGAGGTTTTGTAATGCCACAGCTGTCTGAGCTATACACACAACGCCAGGTGAGCGAAAAGCTACCGGAACGCAAACTTGAAGATCACTTACGCATTCTCGAAAGAACAAAAGTTGAAACCAAAGCGCCATCAGAAGTTCCCGTAGCTACCAAGCCGTTAGAAAATATGAAACAGGTGACTCAAACAAAAGCATTCGAGGAGCCTTCAACAGCAGCCTCACCGGTTTTGGAAACAAGAGTTGTCCCAAAGGGATCACAAGAAACATTCGTAATGCCAGAGCTGCCACAGCTAGCTATTGAAAATCAATACACCGGAAAGCCACCGAAAGGTGAAGGCACGGTTGATCAGGCTGCACCCTATCCTGAAACAGCAAAATGTCAAGTGGAAGAGCCGTCAGAAAAAGCAGCATCTCCCAAAGTAGTAGAAAAGCCGTATGGGGCTACTGCAACAAAGCCCGTCCAAGAACCAGAAGACCACAGTTTACCTTCTATAGAAACGAGTTTGCCTGAAGCGGCTGTGAGTGCGGCACCAACAGCGTATTTGGCTCGAGCGTTGTCAACAAAAGTAGTGGAAGTGCCTGAAATTCATGCGTTAGTTCCAATAGAAGTAACGTCACCAAGGGAAAGAGAGCCTGAACCTGTTTGTTCTACATTAGAGTCGTCGCTCAAAGAACCCTTAAAGACTCCTGAAGAATCAGGTCCAAAAAAATACGAACCCGCTGATGAAGTACACATTCTGCCAGAACAAAAGTTGGAAGAGACTGCACCAATGGAGGCATTCAAAAGACCGGAAGCTCATGCTCTAATTCCTACAGAAGTAAAGCctccagaagaaaaagaaactgagGCTGTTTCTCCCTCACTAGAACCTGTGCCTAAAGAGCCATTAATTGAACCAGAAGAAGGTGCGTTGACGAAACAGAAAGTACCTGAAGAAGTAACTAACGTACTAGAGAAAAAGCGTGTTGAGGCTGTACCGTCACTGAAAGAGTCAGAAGGACACGCTTTAATTCCTACGCAAGCAAAGCCTCcacaagagaaagaaacagaggctGTTTCTCCTTTACTGGAACCTGTGCCTAAAGAACCAATAATGGAACCGGAAGAATCAGCATTGAAGAAAGAGAAAGTACCTGAGGAAATAACTGACGTAAAAGAGAAAAAGGATGTCGAGGATGCGCCGTCAAAGGCATTGCAAGAGTCGGAAGTACACGCTTTAATTCCTACGGTGACAAAGCCTCCAGAAGAGAAAGAAACTCAGGCTGTTTTTCCTTTACTAGAACCTCTGCCTAAAGAACCATTAATGGAAGTCCCCGCACAAATTCCTACCGGTACAAAGCCTGCGGAAGAGAAAAAAACTGAGGATGTGTCTATTTTACTGCAACCTGCACCTCAAGAGCCATCAATGGAGCCGGAAGTACCAGTGTTGAAGGAAGATAAGCTACCAGAAGAAATAACTGCCATACACAAAGAACCACTGACAGAGACAGCAGTAACAAAGACAATAGAAGAGCCAGAAGCTCTGGCACCTGCAGTAACAAAACATGAAACGGAGAAGAAGGCGGAGGTTATTGTACCGGTTCCTGAAGTGGAGCTCAAAGAAGCAACCGTGGAGGCCAAGAGGCtaagtgcagaaaaaaaagccGATGTCAAGGAACTACAATCAGCGCCCGCAGTACTTCCAGAAGTGCCCGAGATCGATGCTATGGCTGTGTCATCTGATACAGCTGCGAGCGAAACGAGGGCTCGTGCGTCGCCACCAGCGCATGAGCCCCGTGCTGCTGTGGCTCGGGAAGGCGTGTTAGCAGAGGGTGGCATAGAGGAAGGAGTAGCGGCTAAGACAGAAGAAAAGGCCCTTTCAAAAGAACCTTCTCAAGAAATGCTTCAGTTAAATGTTGCAATAGAAATAAGTCCAGCTTCATTGCCGGAATCTGAAAAGAAAGACGAGAATGAAACAACTACAACTGCAGCAGGCGAGATTGAAGAGCACGCAACAAAGGAGGGTGAAGGGACGGAGACAACGCAAGGAAAACCCGAAGCTCCAGAAACACCTGAAATTGTTCTCGATGAAGAGAAACGTGTTCGCGAGATATTGGAGTTTGAAATGAACCTCTGCCGAGCGCGCAACCTCGGTAGCGCACTACCCAAAGCTGAAGAGCTCTTGCATGTCGGTACTCCAGCTAGTGAGCCTGCAGATTCTGCGGAGCTGGCGCTACTTGGGGAGAAGCTTGCCCAGCCACCAGGAGCGACGGTGGCTCCCACTGAATCACCGAAAGCTGACACACTGGCACCGTCTACACTAGAAGGCGGCCAAGCAGACACAGAGCCGGGTGAGCCGATTCTCAACGCTTCTGATTTCAACAAGGGGCCTATGTCTGATTGGGAAACAGAGCTTCAACAACTCAGGGACTCCAGACTTCGTGATGCACCTTACAAGGCAGGCGAGCAAGAAAAAGCGGCTCCGGTTGACGCGGCTGTGGGTGCTCGAAAGTTTCTTGTGCAGGAAGGCGAGGGGAAGAAAGGTGCCGAGGAAAAGCAAGTTACCATTCCACCCGAGGCTGAGCCTGCCAGCCCAGGGCCTTCCGCACCATCCCACACCGACGCAGATCGGCGTCAGTCGGTCGTCATCGTCTACGAGAGTGATGCACTCGCAATGACTACGCCTGACTTTGAAATTCGGTTGAAGAACGAGCGAGAAATCAGTATCAAACGACCTGAGCCGTCTGGTCTGCAGCCACTTGAGGGACCACCAAGATCATTCCTCCGACCGGACACTGAAGGAGGCCACCCCAGGTCCCCGGTTATCCATCACGTGAGCTTCACCAGAGAAGAAGGCACTCTTCTTCCGCCTGAAAAACCGGGACCTGTGGAAGAAAAAGAAGTCAAGCTTTCTGTTCTGCCCGTTGGAGTGGAAATCGCACAGCGCGCAATAACAGAGGACCAGTCATCACAACCAAAGCCTCCCACTTCAAAGAGTGAAGAGGAACCGGCCTGGGAAAAGAGTCATATCGACGAGCGCAAGCCAAGCGGCCAGTTCGGGGAAACAGGAAAGACACCGACCCTTCACGAGGAAACGCTGGATACCGAACACGTTGCGCAGTCTGCTCGATCCTTCGCTTCGACAGCAGGCGCCGATGATAAACGGAAATTTCTCGGTACAAAGCGTGCTGACGAAGCGCCTCCCAAGGTCGACGGGTTACCTATCAGTGTTGCTGAGAGTGAAGTGATGCCAGAGCATCGTGGGGTCGAAAGTACACAAGAGAGTTCTGCACCAAAACCTGAAACCGACGTTTCTTCACGTGTATTTCTTCCGACCCACAAGCCATCTACACAAGGCGGAGCTGAACCAGACGGCAGGGTGCAAGCTACAAAAGAGGCGGCTGATGCACCCGACAAGGATGGAGAGGGAGCCCCCCGTACTTTTCTGTCAACCAAAGAGGTGAGCCCATCGCAACCAAGCGGACTAAAGACACAAGCCGTGCCAGTCACTGAGGACACAATTTCGCCGGAGAAGCACCGCGAAGAGAAGGCAGAAAGACCCGAAGAGCAAGGCACGATGCTAGTGCCAATAGATGAGCGCCAGAACACTACGAGCAAAGTATTGGTAAAAGACGAGCCTGCAACAGAAGCTGAACATGCGGCACAAGCTTTGAAGCCTCCTCAACCGTCTGCAATAGCAGAGCTGGCTGGCAAGCAGGTAGCCGAAAAGACGTTTCAGAAAGAAGGCATTCCACAGGAAGGTATGATAGTAGAGCGGCAGCCAGAGAACAAGATTGAACCTAAACGATCTGTCAGTGAAGCTCACGTGCCTTTAAGTGTACAAAAACAGCTAGAAGAGAAAGGTGAAACACCGAAAAAAGATGACAAAATGATAATCGTGCCTAGAGAAGAGCTCGCCACTTATGCACACGCGGAGACGTCGCCACGCGAAGTCGAGCCGGCTGTAATCAAGCATGAGGTCAAAGCCACGGCTGcaaaaattgaaagaaaggcaCCCAGCGACCTTATCGTTGAGCGTACCGAGATCGGACGAATGAAGGAGCCTGCGAAGGAGCGCCACGCGTCCGTCAGCAGGGTGCCTGTCGAGGAGCAGGTGGTCGTTCCAGTGCTGAAGAGACCCTCGGATGAAGAGAAGCGTGACACTTCGGCCATGGTAGTCATCGAGCGGGACATAGTGGCAGGCGTGGAAGAGCCAAAAAGAAGCACACCTATGTCCAAGGACGACTTGCACCCTGCCGTCAGCTCTGACTGGGACGTCATGTCCAGGGAGTCGCTGCAAGGGAGGCCCGGAACCAGGACTGCCGACACGCAGACTGAGATGTCCACTGATTTCAGGAGCAAGGATGTACGCGAGGCCTCGACGTACGCTTTCCTTTCTGAGGAAACCGAAGAGGTCCGCAGGGCGCCTGACGACTACCTGCCACTCTACCTGCACCGAGTGACGCTCAACGACAAG CCTTCGATAGCGGAAATGATGCGCAAGCTGACACCGGCGAGTGAAGAGTGGGAGGAAGCGGTGCCCATGAACTGGAAGATCAACCCGGCAAAGGATCTCGAGAAGTGGCCGTCACACTGCATGCAAGACGTGCGCGCTCCCACCGTCGTCCTCCTCGGCGGCATCAACTTATCCGCGCTCGGCGAAGTACTCACAG